The Patescibacteria group bacterium region CTTGATGGCCATGACTTCTTCGACCGACGTTATCGGTCCTCTAACTAAGACAGTGGAAGATGCAGCGATGGTACTGGAAGCTATTGCCGGTGATGATGACTTAGATGCGACTACCTTAAAAGACAGTCCGGATCATTATGCTAATTTGCTTAATCAGGATATCCGAGGCTTGAAGGTCGGCTGGCCCAAAGAATATTTTACTAAGAATCTAGATAAGAAAATTCTCAGCCTACTAATTAGGGCCAAAGAGGACTTAATCAGGTTAGGGGCGGAAGTTATAGAAATTAGTTTGCCTCACACCCCATATACCGTGCCAGTCTATTATATTATTACTCCGGCGGAAATCAGCTCTAACTTAGCCCGTTTTGACGGAGTCGCCTGGGGTTTGAGCCACGATCAAGCCGAGGATTTGCAGGCTTTCTATAAGCAGAATCGAGGGCAGGGCTTCGGTCCGGAGGTCAAACGGCGGATAATGCTAGGCACCTACACTTTGAGTGCCGGTTATTTCGATGCTTATTACAAAAAAGCCCTAGCAGTCAGATCTTTGATTAAAGCCGATTTTGCTTCAGCCTTTAAAGATGTTGATATTATTTTAACCCCGACTACTCCACACCCAGCTTTCAAATTAGGCGAACAGGTAAATGATCCCTTGGCTATGTATCTTGAGGATATTTATGTAACCGGCGCTTCTTTGGCCGCCTTGCCGGCCCTATCTTTGCCAGCCGGTTTCGTAGACGATTTACCGATCGGCTTGCAACTTATCGGCCCGAGTTTGAGTGAAGCCCGGATTCTCAGCGTTGCCCATCAGCTGGAAAAAATAAATGCTTATAATACTATAAAAGCTAATTTATAAATCTATGCTTACTCTATCCAAAAAAATACTTTGGATTGCTTTAGTGCTAGTTATAGCCATGACCTTTGGCTTTACTTTCTGGGCCATAAGCCTATCCCAGAAGGCTAGCGTTAGCCAGATTAAAGCGATTATCGCCGCTCAGCCGGTGGCGGCTACTTCTGCCCAGACATATCAAGTGGATAAAGCGCCACAGATTCAAGATGGTGATTGGCTCTTGGGTGATAAGCAGGCCAAAATCAGGATGTTTGTGTTTGAAGATTATGCCAGTCCTTACTCAGCAGAATTTAATGATACAGTGGAAAGGCTTAAGTCTGAGTATCAAGATAGAATCGTGTTTATCTTCAGGCCCTTTATCAGCAAAAGCGATC contains the following coding sequences:
- a CDS encoding thioredoxin domain-containing protein; amino-acid sequence: MLTLSKKILWIALVLVIAMTFGFTFWAISLSQKASVSQIKAIIAAQPVAATSAQTYQVDKAPQIQDGDWLLGDKQAKIRMFVFEDYASPYSAEFNDTVERLKSEYQDRIVFIFRPFISKSDPLSALGSQALVCAGADWLSMRANIFRLVKENKLTADSLQAAAVSKEDFADCLAGLPSLEKSAKLSESAKDYAVIGAPTIFINDSLIVGARPYEDYVDSNGDKVDGLKTIIERIK
- the gatA gene encoding Asp-tRNA(Asn)/Glu-tRNA(Gln) amidotransferase subunit GatA; its protein translation is MNLNSLSIARARELLDAKEISALALTQACLDRIEAVDEKIKACLLVAEVTALEEARQADKRLAAGERGPLLGIPYLAKDILMTKGLNTTAASKILENYIAPYDATVIKKLKEAGAVLLGKTNLDEFAHGASTENSAYGPSNNPWDLERVPGGSSGGSAAAVAADLCLFALGTDTGGSIRQPASFCNLVGLKPSYGRVSRFGLMAMTSSTDVIGPLTKTVEDAAMVLEAIAGDDDLDATTLKDSPDHYANLLNQDIRGLKVGWPKEYFTKNLDKKILSLLIRAKEDLIRLGAEVIEISLPHTPYTVPVYYIITPAEISSNLARFDGVAWGLSHDQAEDLQAFYKQNRGQGFGPEVKRRIMLGTYTLSAGYFDAYYKKALAVRSLIKADFASAFKDVDIILTPTTPHPAFKLGEQVNDPLAMYLEDIYVTGASLAALPALSLPAGFVDDLPIGLQLIGPSLSEARILSVAHQLEKINAYNTIKANL